TCAATGCGTCACCTTGAAAATAAATGGTTTCTCCATCATGAATAGAGGTATGAAGTAAAAAGCGATGTTCTTCCTCATATTTACCATTTAAAACAGCTCCAAGATAAGGCTCTATATTTTGTGGTGAAATATCGGTTAAAAATCCAAGGCGACCTCTGTTTATTCCAATCACCGGGACATTGACTTTAATCGCCATACGAGCAGCTGATAATAAACTGCCATCCCCGCCGACAACCACAATTAAATCTTGCTTTTTACCCATAAGGTGGCGGTCAAGCGTAGGTAAATCCACGTCAAAATGAGTTGCCGTATCAATATCTAGGTAAGCATCGACTTTTTCGTGATGCAGAAAGTCGACCAGGCGGTGTAAACTTTCATTGACACCCTGATTAGCGCGATGTTGTCTTGCATAGAGGATAACTCGTTTGAATTTTTGTTTCATGATTTGCCAATTTAATTGTGTATATAGGAATTGTATCTATAGTTATTTTACAGTATTTCCACGGATATCCTAAGCTGTGTATGAAAGCTAGCTAAATAGCTTCGCAGACTATGGCTGAACGTTAATAATTATTCATGGGCCAATAAAGGAAGAAAAACAATTCTAACCATTGATGTACAACGCTTAATTAAGCTAATCTAGAACACGGCTCTGAAACTTGGTTAACCTCAGAAAGGAATGCTATTGAGAAAAACAAGATTTATTGACCATTGGATACTTGTATTAGGTGGGGTATTTTTTATAGTTTTCGTTCCCAGCGTATTCGGTGGGGGAAATTTAAAACCCACCAATCCAAATCAGACTACCTCTCCGGTCCAAACACCTGAAGTCACTAATAAAGTGGAGGTGAAACCTCTCGCTCGTGATATAGAAATCAGTAAACGAATTAAGGAAATTCTTATAGCAACCACCTGGTATGAAAATCCAAAAGTAAATGTAAAAGATGGTATAGTTTTTTTAAAAGGCAAGACCAAGACGAAAGAATATAAAGTTTGGGCAGAAACTCTGGCTCATAATACTCAGGATGTAGTGGCTGTTGTTAATCAAATTGAAATCGTGGGTCCCTCTGTTTGGGACTTCCAAAGGCAATTAAGTGTGGGTTTTAACGAACAATGGAAAGCCTTGCTACGAAACTTGCCATTGGTTATTTTATCGCTATTTATCTTAATAATTTTCTGGCTCACGGCGAAATTTATTGCCACTATCAGTCGCAAGGCTTTAAATGCCCGCAATCTTCATCCGCTTCTTTCCAATGTAATAGCTCATGCAGTGTCATTTCTGTGTATTCTTTTTGGGGTCTATATTATTTTGCGGTTATTGGGATTAACGACCATTGCTTTTACTGTTTTGGGAGGCACAGGAATCATAGGTATTATTTTAGGGATAGCGTTTAAGAATATCACTGAGAATCTTTTGGCAAGCATTTTATTGAGTATACAAAATCCTTTTCGAAATGAAGACTTGATTGAGGTGGCCGGTGTAACAGGTTATGTTCAGGGACTGACAACTCGCGCGACATTACTAATGACGCCAGATGGTCATTTGGTGCAAGTGCCTAATGCCATTGTCTATCAAAGCAATATTTATAATTATACAAGTAATTCAAGTCGTCGTGAGAATTTTATAATTGGTATTGAGGGCAGTGCTTCCATTTCCACAGCACAGGAGGTTGCTTTGGAAACTCTTGAAAAACATCCTGCTATTCTAAAAGACCCGGAACCATTAGTATTAGTAGATAACATACTCGCAGGAACTGTCAATTTGCGGATTTATTTCTGGTTAAATGGAAACAAATACAATTGGCAAAAAGTGAAATCATCTGCTATGCGGCTGGTAAAAAGTGCTTTTCAAGAGGCTGGAATTACTATACCAGGTACAGAAGTGGAATTAAGTTTTAACGAAAAAACTGCCAAGCAGTTACAGACAATAAAACTTGAGAAGAAAGGTGAGAGTGAGCCAACAGGAGTAAGTAAGGAATCAATGACAGTAGTCACTCATGCAGAAGGTGGATTACAAAGTGATCGAAATGAAATTCAAAAACAGGCTCGACGATCAAAAGTTATTGGGGAGGAGACCAATCTTTTATCTGTATCTAAAAAATAATTAAGCATTTTTTTATTTTCGGAAAGACAATTTCTTAAGGTGAAGCATCAGATTTTTAATTAAAGATTTGGTTGGCGCTCAAGCGACAACCAAATTTTAGGAAAATTGGTAATAATTGCTATTCTTCATTAGAGCGCGATGCGCGCTTACGCTCATGCTCTTTTAAAGCCTTTTTGCGAATGCGAATAGATTGTGGCGTTACTTCGACAAGTTCATCATCGTCAATAAATTCCAACGCTTGCTCTAAGGAAAGTTTGATAGGCGGCGTTAATAAAATATTCTCATCACTACCGGATGCACGAATATTAGTTAGCTGTTTTTCCTTGGTAACATTCACTACGAGATCATTATCACGGGCATGAATGCCTACAATCATTCCTTCATAGCAAAGGGTTTGAGGCTCAATAAATAATCGTCCTCGTTCCTGCAAGTTAAATAAAGCAAAAGCACGGGCTGTTCCCTGACAGTTAGCAATAAGAACGCCATTATTTCGTTTGCCAATACGGCCACGAATCGCAGGACCATAATGATCATAAACATGATACATTAAGCCTGTTCCAGAGGTGCTTGAGAGAAATTCAGTATGAAAGCCAATTAAGCCCCGTGTAGGAATTAAGTAATCGAGGCGCACGCGGCCTTTGCCATCCGGCAGCATATTTTGTAATTCGCCACGACGCTCACCAAGTTTTTCCATGATAGTGCCTTGATGCGTTTCTTCTACATCCACTGTGAGACGCTCGTAAGGCTCTTGTTGCTCTCCCTCGTCTTCCCTCAGAATCACTTCTGGCTTGGAGATAGCCAATTCATAACCTTCACGGCGCATGTTTTCGATTAAGATGGATAGATGCAGCTCACCTCGCCCAGAAACTCTGAATTTATCAGGATCTTCTGTGTCTTCAACGCGTAAGGCTACATTATGCAATAGCTCAGTTTGCAATCGCTCTCGAATTTTACGGCTGGTTACGAATTTACCTTCCTGACCAGCAAAGGGAGAATCGTTAACTTGAAAGGTCATGCTGATAGTTGGTTCATCCACAGTCAAGGGCGGTAGCGCTTCTACATGGTTCGGATCGCATAAGGTGTCAGAAATATTAAGCTGTTCAATGCCTGTGACTGCAATAATATCGCCCGCCCTGGCTTGCTCAACTTCGACACGCTCTAAACCTTTAAAGCCTAAGAGCTGTAGTAAACGGCCACTACGAACCTGCCCATCTTTATCAATAATCTTAACGGCCGATTTTGCTGTAATATTGCCGCGTGTGATGCGCCCGATACCGATAGTCCCCACATAGGAAGAATAATCCAGAGAGCTTATTTGCATTTGAAAGGCCCCTTCAGCATCCACTGGCGGCGGTTGAACTTTATCAACAATGGTTTGTAACAAGGCAGACATATCATAGGCTTCATCTTCCAAGTCTAGCTTGGCATAGCCATTCAATGCGGATGCATAAACTACTGGAAAATCGAGTTGCTCATCAGTTGCACCCAGGTTATCGAATAAATCAAATACCTGATCCATCACCCAATGGGGTCTAGCGCCAGGCCTGTCAATTTTATTAATCACCACAATAGGGTTTAAACCACGTGCAAAGGCTTTTTGCGTAACGAAGCGCGTTTGTGGCATGGGGCCATCTACGGCATCAACAAGCAAAAGAACGCTGTCGACCATGGATAAGATACGCTCCACTTCACCACCGAAATCCGCGTGTCCAGGTGTATCAACAATATTAATTTGATAACCGTTCCAATGCACACAGGTATTTTTGGCAAGAATGGTTATCCCCCGCTCTTTTTCCAATGCATTGGAGTCCATGACGCGCTCAACTTTAGGGGCGCGCTCATTCAGTGTCCCCGTTTGCTGCAGTAATTTATCAACTAAAGTAGTTTTACCATGATCGACGTGCGCGATAATGGCGACATTGCGAATTTTTTCAATCATAATGACCTTGACGGTAAGAGTGTTACATGACTTAAACTAAGAAACAAAGAAGACATGTGTTCATGAATTTATCATTATACATGGATTCAAGTTTGAATGACATTATAGCACAGTGTTTTTCCTCCTCCCCAGAGGGAGAAGGAATGAGGAAAAATTAAACGCTTACTGAAGGTGTTTCTACAGGATAAGCTTCATCCAGATCTTGCAGGAACTGTATGTTATCAGCATTAATTTGCCGCTGGTTTTCGTAAGTATATTTGGTTTCGAAGGTGGCGTCGAAATTATCAAACATTTTATAATAAGCATAACCTAGTAAACCACCAGAAATCATGGAGAAAGCAATGCCACCTACCGGATCTGCCGGTATAGTTGCTAAAGAGACTGTCAGAGATACGATTGAGATGGCAAGAACACCCAACCAGAATAAGGCAGCAAGAGCATGACCTATTCGATTTAAGGTTTCTTTGGAAGGTAAATTTTTATTGGATTGCTGAAGCTTTTCAATCAGTTCAGAGACTTGTTGATGATTGTTAGGACTGGTTTTAATTGCTTCAAAACAATTAATGACCTCTTCATAGCTGTTGAGCAGTTTCTTTTTTTCAGAATCACTTGAACTATTAGATATTGCCTGCTTATAGTTTTTAATAACAAGGGTAAGATCCAATTCTGCACGAGCAAATTTTCTGGCGAGGTTTGAATTTGATTCTGCCATTTCCTCATTTTTAGCATTCAGTGCTTGTTTTAATGTTTCCATGCGCTTGGTTAATTGATCGAATTCCGCAGAAAAATCACGTCGAAAAAATAAAGCCATTTAAGTCTCCTCTAGTATAAATATCAATGCATGGCCATAGGGATGCACATTAAAAAGGTCATTGCATAAAATACTGCCTTTTTGTATGCATGGCGGCCTTTTAGTACAAGTGCCATTAATGTTAATGCGATAATTCCTGGATAAGTTAATTTAAGGATTGGGGCTAGGAATGCAGCAATCCCCTTAAAATCCAGCAAGGAAATGATAAAAGATAAGCCAGTTGTAAACAATAAAATCAGGTAAAACTTTTCTTTCTTTAGTTTTAACAATGAATGAAGGTAACGGGCATACAGATTATTAAGCGCAACTGCTGTTGTTAAACAGGAAAAAAACATGGTTATTCCCATAAACAAGGTTGCAGAATTACCCATAGCCTGTTTGGCGATGCTAGGTAGCATCAGTTCGGGTTTAATACCGGCAATTAATGGGGAGTAATGGGAGCCAAGAAATACAAAACCCAAGTAAACAAGGGCTAGTAATGAAGCACCAAGAATACTTGGTTTGATGGCAAATAAAAGCACCTCCCGCGTTGAGGCATCAGGCAGTGCTTGCTGAATCTGTGTGAAAATCAAAGCTGAGAAGAAAAAGGCAGCAAACAAATCCATGGTTTGATATCCTGTGATAAACCCATAGCTAAAAGCTTGCTGACCCGATATAGAGTCCACAATAACAGGTGCCTTGATAATAGCAATTACGATCAAGATGGAGAGGGTTATTAGCAGAATGGGACTCATCCATTTACCTAACAATTTAATCATTACCTTGTCATTCAAACAGAAAAAGAACGTAGTCAGACAGAAAAGAAGACTAAAAACAGTCAGTTTAATTTGTGGTAAAAGATAACTTAAGCTTCCGTAAGCTACAGTAATGCATCGGGGGACTACACCAAAGGAGCCTAAAAGAGATAACATAAACAGGGGCAATAAAAAGGCTGCAAATTTACCTGCTTCTCCAAAAAAAGCATGATAATTTCCTTGATACAATTTAATAACAAAAAGTCCAGTTAACGGGAGCAGGATACCTGTGAGTAAAAGTCCAACGAAACCAATCATCCAGTGATTACCTGCTGCCTCTCCAATTTGTAGGGGAAAAACCAGATTTCCGGAGCCAAAAAACATGGCAAAAATGGCAAAACCATACATGAAAATGGATTTATATTGTTGCATCATCAAATTCCTAATGTTTAGCAGATAGTATTGATAGAGTTTTGAGGGAGTGAATTAGGCGGCCGTGCAGGCCACATTGACATTGTTGGCAACAGGTAGCATAGAAAAAGGACATTTGTTTTTTTTGAATAAGACGAATGAAAAAGCAGGTTGAAGTTTCATTACTAGCTAATATGCCTATTTATATTGCAAACAAATTCCTTTATACACAGATTGCGAGGGGTTTGCAAGGTTTAATTCCCTATGGGTTAAAAATGGCCGGGATTTCTTAAGCACTGCAGTAACGCTTTTAATGATGCTTGGCCTTTATAAAAAGCATTTTGTAAAAATTATAATCCAAATGCAAGAAATATGGTATACTTTCCGGCTGACTTAATTATGCAGGGTAATTAGTATGTTGAAATGGTTTAAAAAAGCCAGCAAGGCTGATGAGAAGTCGCATAATGATAAATTGGCGACAGAAACGACAATACCGGCAAAGACAACCAGGCGCTCTAAAAGTACCTCTGATTTGCAACGAGACAGTGGGGAAAGAAAAAGAACCCTGAGTGTTTATTCACCGCCCGTAAAAAATGGAAAATATGTTTCTTCCAGAAAAAATATGCTTTTTACCAGCCAAATTATCACAAAACGTGAAGTGGCTTCGCAAGAAATTGATAATTTTATTGCGGCGGTCAAGCACAGTTGTCCACCAAGCTGTAAAACACAGGGTAACTATTTTCTTACTTTGGATGGAGATAACTGGAATATTTTACGGAAAGTAGCTGACACGGGCCTCTTTAGTGAAAATATTGATTTTTTGCAACAGTTTAATGCCTACATGCAGGGAAACATCACTGCAACGAAATTGTATGCCTATTTAGATGGTTTAAATCTTGATGACAGTGAAGATAAACGCTACTTAATCAAGTGCAAAGACTCTAATTCGCTTGATACGACTCAGGATGTTAAACAGGCTTATCAGAACATTGCAGAATCTATTTTCAATTTTCTTGATTATAATTTGTACGCAAAGCGTGCAACTATTCATCAAGTATTGCAGCAGCAGGTTACGCTAGGGATGTAATTTGCACGAGTTAAATAAGTCTCGCAGAGGATTTAACTCTTTGTTAGGCAAATAGTGTAAGCCTTGACGATGCTGTTGCTTCATCAAGGCGGCTAGATTTTTCCAAGCGATTATTTATTAATAATCTGAATAGCATCATCCCTGTCTGCCGCAAGAATTTCCATAAGATAGCGGTGTAATACCGCTGCCTCTGAAGCTAAACCAATAAGATGATTTTGCTCATCCAGAACAGCAATTTCTCCCGCAGAGCTCTCTCCAAGTTTTTCAATGTAGTTAATTAAGGGTTCATTGTGGTAGACACAAAACTCAGGTTTTTGCGCTAAGTTGCAGAGAGCCAAAGCAGGGGCGTCTGGAAGGGACTCCAGTAATTCGTGACAACTGACTAACCCTACAAAGCGACCTTCCGTCTCTTCCAGAGCAATCACGTTTAAATCGGTGTCTGCCGTTTTTTTAGCAGCTGAATTAATAGACGTTTGCAAGGAGACACGCAGGGGATTATTCAATTGCAAATCACTAAAGGTTAATTCCCTTAAACGACCAATATCTCGCGGTCCTAAAAGGTCATTACCACGCACATGAAAACGCCAGGTTGAGAATGAATAGCCAAACCAATAGCGCGTTAAATGGCTGGCGATGATAACGGTAATTGCAGTAGTGACCACTCCTGTTTGCAATCCTGCTGTTTCAACCATCAGCAAAACAATGGCGATAGGAGTACCAATGATAGAGGTCGCAACGCCAGCCATGCCAGCAACTACTGCCAAATCAAGTGGAAGTGTAGGGCCAAAAACAGGAACTAACAAAAGACCATGGACCAGATAGCCGAGAGTCGCTCCAAGAAATAAAGAAGCAGAAAATAATCCTCCTCTGAATCCAGACCCTACACAAGCGACCGAAGCAGCAATTTTAGCAATCAAGAGTAACATCATTGCCCCTAATAAATTATTTCCCGCAAGAATTTCATTAATGCTATGATGGCCGGGGCCCATCACTTCAGGCACACGCAAGGAAATTAAGCCTAGAAGCAACGCACCTAAGGTTGGCTTGGCAATCGTGGGAATGTGAAAAGAAGAGAGGCTTTTTTCAAAACCAGTTGTTCCCCGCATTACAGCAATACCAATTACTGCAGCAGAAATTCCGGTTAAAATTGCTAAAGGAAAATGCCATAAAGCAGGCGGTCCTATATCACTGGCAAGGAAAATGGGTTGATAGCCGATGAAAATATAAATAATGTGGCTGCTCATTGCGCTTGCCAATAGGGTAGGGAGTAAAGCGCGCATGGCATAGCCACCTACCACCAGTTCCAGCGCGTAAAAAGTACCAGCAAGAGGTGCCCCAAAAATTGCGGCGATACCTGCACCAGTACCACAGGAGACAAGTATTCTAAGATCGCGTCGTTCGAGTTTTAACTTTTGACCAAGGAAGCTTAAACAGCCTGCGCCAAGCTGAGTCATGGCTGCTTCAAATCCAACCGAACCACCAATGGTGATAGAAACAATCGATAGACCTACCAGCACCAAACTGTCGCCTAAAGACATTTTACCACCTTCCAGGGCATTTGCTTCAACCGGGTCAACGATAGCCAAACGTTTAAAACGCCCGGCAAGGCGCAAAAGCCATCCAAGGAAAATGCCACCTAACACAGTAACCAGCATAATACGCCAGGAAGGAACGGTCGCCGGACTATACAAATTAACATTCGCGCCGAACAAGAGGATTTGCAGGAAACCAACACCAATACGAATACCGGCAACTGCTGTGCCAATGAATAAGCCACCAATAGCTGCAAGCGCCAGCATTTTACTATTAGTAAACTGTTGCGAAGGTGATTCTGTTGAATGAGCATTGGAATGATAAATCATGCAATCCCTTCATCGGCTAACTGAGTAAAATAAAGTTTAAGGATATACCCGGGCCACAATTATTAAAAGTTATGTGGAGAGATTTTGCCAGGAAAACTAGAGATGCCTCGGAAGGATAGGTGTAATTTTGGCTTTATTCCTACTTTTTATTGGTATAGAAAATAAGATAAATTAAATGACTACTTTCTTCTTTAGAGAATAAAATGAAAGGACGATTTTTTAAGGCTGCTAAGCAGCAACTCAGCTTTGAGGATTATCTGCAGGAAACTCTCATCCTGGCAAGACGAATTGTTGAAATTTCTCCTGGCAGGCAACGTTTTACCGGTGCACAATTTGAACTGGCGCTTGTCTCATTCGGTGATCTTAAGGCATTGAAAAAGGAAATGGATCCCACAATTAATGTACAATTTCCCCCGCTAAAGTGTGATTGGCTGGCAGGTTTTGATTGGTTAGACTTGGCGGTAAGTTATTGTGATAAAGATGCGATTGCCTATTTTCAGGAAAAGTTAGATAACAATACCTTTTATAGCGTTTATAATCAGTATAAAACACAGGTGCGTCCTGATTGCGCCCTGCGGCACCACGAGTCAACGGTCCAGGATTCCAAGTATAATGGTTAATTTGAACCTTATTTAGGCATTGCTTCGGGATTTTTTTCTGGAATTGGAGCTTCTTTTTGGGGCTTATTTGCGTTGTACTATCATTACTATTATTAAATTACCGTAACTATCGCACTGGAAATGCTTAAATTTTTAAATACGCACTTTCGCTTTTCTTTAAATGCAGGTCAATCACCTACTCATTTCAATTTGGTACGCTATTTACGCGAGCAAGGTTGGCATTCCAGTCGTTTTAATTGGCAAGCAAAATTTAGTGATAAAAATTTGCAATTTAATTTGCAAGCTGCACAATGCCTTGAATATAAACACCTCTTAGCTCGACTAATTGCTCATTATTGCCCCGACGTGATGCCACTAACTTATTGCATTAATGATAAAAATTGGCCAATCATTTTAGGAAAAATTGCAGATGAATTTAACTGTTCATCTGAATCCACTTCCGTTTGGATTTTAAAGCCGGCATTATTGAATAATGGCGAAGCCATCAAAATTTTTCGGAACCTCGCTGATGTGGAAAATCATTTTTTAGGAAGCGCAAGATTCGGGGGAGAGCATGTATTACAGCGCTATATTACCAATCCGCATTTGCTAAGACCTCCCGCAGGACATAAATACAGTATTCGTATGTTTGTTATCTTTACCAATTATGCTGGCGTTTATCTTTATCCTCAAGGTTACTTTAATGTGGCTTTGCATCCTTTTGAGGAGAATCAATTTGCCGATTTACGCTCTCATTTAACCAATGAACATTTGCATCATGATGAAGCCAATGTTGTGCAAATCCCTGCCTGGCGGTTTGATTTTTTTGACAAGTTGTATCCCTCTATTAAACAAATTACTACCATCACAACGAAAGCATTACAGCAACAATATCCTCAAGCGTTTATTGTAGAGAAAGAGAAAACACTGGCAATTTTCGGCTTTGATTTTATGGTAGACAGCAATCAGCGTGTTTGGTTGCTGGAAGCAAACCATGGTCCGTGTTTTCCTATCAGTGAGGATCACCCGCTACAAAAGTATTTATATTATGATTTTTGGCAAGCGTTTATTAAGGCTTTTGTATTACCCATTGCCTCTCTATCCGATACCACTAACAGTGAAAAGCTATTTGACCTTATACAAGGAAATTTTACCTGGTTAGAAAGGACGTAAACGTTCCGTTGCTCTAGTCCGCAGTGGATTTAGATCCAATGAACAATTGAGAAGGTTGATAAAGCGATGGTATCGCTTAAGGCATTCAAACTTACTTCTGGCTAATTGTATTTAGATAATATCCGCATATTTGGTATACAGTTTGCTAAACTAAACAGTAAAAGCAAAACAATAGAATTGGGGGATACTATGAAGCAATTGATTTTGCATCCCACCGAAATCAGTCAATGGCACGCGCTTGTTAATGAAGCGCAGGCTTCTACTCATTTGGTTCTCAATGAAACTACAGAAAGCTACCTGGTGTTTTTACTCATGCGATTTTCTCAAGGACCGCGATTGATTGAGTCTGTTATTGCTCTTGATTTTCTTGAATCAATGAACAATCCTCGTCGACAAGTTGAATTATTAAAAGACGTGGGTGATAAAAGTTTGTTATTTTGTGGACTTTTTCCTGGCATTGCCAAAAAAAGACGC
This region of Legionella clemsonensis genomic DNA includes:
- a CDS encoding mechanosensitive ion channel domain-containing protein yields the protein MRKTRFIDHWILVLGGVFFIVFVPSVFGGGNLKPTNPNQTTSPVQTPEVTNKVEVKPLARDIEISKRIKEILIATTWYENPKVNVKDGIVFLKGKTKTKEYKVWAETLAHNTQDVVAVVNQIEIVGPSVWDFQRQLSVGFNEQWKALLRNLPLVILSLFILIIFWLTAKFIATISRKALNARNLHPLLSNVIAHAVSFLCILFGVYIILRLLGLTTIAFTVLGGTGIIGIILGIAFKNITENLLASILLSIQNPFRNEDLIEVAGVTGYVQGLTTRATLLMTPDGHLVQVPNAIVYQSNIYNYTSNSSRRENFIIGIEGSASISTAQEVALETLEKHPAILKDPEPLVLVDNILAGTVNLRIYFWLNGNKYNWQKVKSSAMRLVKSAFQEAGITIPGTEVELSFNEKTAKQLQTIKLEKKGESEPTGVSKESMTVVTHAEGGLQSDRNEIQKQARRSKVIGEETNLLSVSKK
- the typA gene encoding translational GTPase TypA, encoding MIEKIRNVAIIAHVDHGKTTLVDKLLQQTGTLNERAPKVERVMDSNALEKERGITILAKNTCVHWNGYQINIVDTPGHADFGGEVERILSMVDSVLLLVDAVDGPMPQTRFVTQKAFARGLNPIVVINKIDRPGARPHWVMDQVFDLFDNLGATDEQLDFPVVYASALNGYAKLDLEDEAYDMSALLQTIVDKVQPPPVDAEGAFQMQISSLDYSSYVGTIGIGRITRGNITAKSAVKIIDKDGQVRSGRLLQLLGFKGLERVEVEQARAGDIIAVTGIEQLNISDTLCDPNHVEALPPLTVDEPTISMTFQVNDSPFAGQEGKFVTSRKIRERLQTELLHNVALRVEDTEDPDKFRVSGRGELHLSILIENMRREGYELAISKPEVILREDEGEQQEPYERLTVDVEETHQGTIMEKLGERRGELQNMLPDGKGRVRLDYLIPTRGLIGFHTEFLSSTSGTGLMYHVYDHYGPAIRGRIGKRNNGVLIANCQGTARAFALFNLQERGRLFIEPQTLCYEGMIVGIHARDNDLVVNVTKEKQLTNIRASGSDENILLTPPIKLSLEQALEFIDDDELVEVTPQSIRIRKKALKEHERKRASRSNEE
- a CDS encoding branched-chain amino acid transport system II carrier protein; the protein is MMQQYKSIFMYGFAIFAMFFGSGNLVFPLQIGEAAGNHWMIGFVGLLLTGILLPLTGLFVIKLYQGNYHAFFGEAGKFAAFLLPLFMLSLLGSFGVVPRCITVAYGSLSYLLPQIKLTVFSLLFCLTTFFFCLNDKVMIKLLGKWMSPILLITLSILIVIAIIKAPVIVDSISGQQAFSYGFITGYQTMDLFAAFFFSALIFTQIQQALPDASTREVLLFAIKPSILGASLLALVYLGFVFLGSHYSPLIAGIKPELMLPSIAKQAMGNSATLFMGITMFFSCLTTAVALNNLYARYLHSLLKLKKEKFYLILLFTTGLSFIISLLDFKGIAAFLAPILKLTYPGIIALTLMALVLKGRHAYKKAVFYAMTFLMCIPMAMH
- a CDS encoding chloride channel protein encodes the protein MIYHSNAHSTESPSQQFTNSKMLALAAIGGLFIGTAVAGIRIGVGFLQILLFGANVNLYSPATVPSWRIMLVTVLGGIFLGWLLRLAGRFKRLAIVDPVEANALEGGKMSLGDSLVLVGLSIVSITIGGSVGFEAAMTQLGAGCLSFLGQKLKLERRDLRILVSCGTGAGIAAIFGAPLAGTFYALELVVGGYAMRALLPTLLASAMSSHIIYIFIGYQPIFLASDIGPPALWHFPLAILTGISAAVIGIAVMRGTTGFEKSLSSFHIPTIAKPTLGALLLGLISLRVPEVMGPGHHSINEILAGNNLLGAMMLLLIAKIAASVACVGSGFRGGLFSASLFLGATLGYLVHGLLLVPVFGPTLPLDLAVVAGMAGVATSIIGTPIAIVLLMVETAGLQTGVVTTAITVIIASHLTRYWFGYSFSTWRFHVRGNDLLGPRDIGRLRELTFSDLQLNNPLRVSLQTSINSAAKKTADTDLNVIALEETEGRFVGLVSCHELLESLPDAPALALCNLAQKPEFCVYHNEPLINYIEKLGESSAGEIAVLDEQNHLIGLASEAAVLHRYLMEILAADRDDAIQIINK
- a CDS encoding YheC/YheD family protein, whose amino-acid sequence is MLKFLNTHFRFSLNAGQSPTHFNLVRYLREQGWHSSRFNWQAKFSDKNLQFNLQAAQCLEYKHLLARLIAHYCPDVMPLTYCINDKNWPIILGKIADEFNCSSESTSVWILKPALLNNGEAIKIFRNLADVENHFLGSARFGGEHVLQRYITNPHLLRPPAGHKYSIRMFVIFTNYAGVYLYPQGYFNVALHPFEENQFADLRSHLTNEHLHHDEANVVQIPAWRFDFFDKLYPSIKQITTITTKALQQQYPQAFIVEKEKTLAIFGFDFMVDSNQRVWLLEANHGPCFPISEDHPLQKYLYYDFWQAFIKAFVLPIASLSDTTNSEKLFDLIQGNFTWLERT